The proteins below are encoded in one region of Brachyspira intermedia PWS/A:
- the infC gene encoding translation initiation factor IF-3, translating into MATVKKEGERINQFITAPEVRVVHDERGSLGVMSIKDALALAKSEGSDLVEIAPTAEPPVCKIINYGKYKFDIQKKSKEAKKKQKLVQLKEIKMRPQISIHDYNFKMKHIREFLDEGNKVKITIMFRGREMAHTEFGYDLINKIIQDLENEAATEKPAKLEGKNLSAVLNPVKVKKTDSEGSSNKKESSEVNNEE; encoded by the coding sequence ATGGCAACAGTAAAAAAAGAAGGAGAGAGAATTAATCAATTTATTACTGCACCAGAAGTTAGAGTTGTGCATGATGAGAGAGGAAGTCTTGGTGTAATGAGTATTAAAGATGCTCTTGCATTGGCAAAAAGTGAAGGTTCAGATTTAGTTGAGATTGCTCCTACAGCAGAACCTCCTGTTTGTAAGATTATCAATTATGGTAAGTATAAATTTGATATTCAGAAGAAGAGTAAAGAAGCTAAGAAAAAGCAAAAGTTAGTTCAGCTTAAAGAAATCAAGATGCGTCCTCAGATAAGCATACATGATTACAACTTTAAAATGAAGCATATTCGTGAATTCTTAGATGAAGGAAATAAGGTAAAAATCACTATAATGTTTAGAGGTAGGGAAATGGCACATACTGAATTCGGCTATGACCTTATTAATAAAATTATACAGGATTTAGAGAATGAAGCTGCTACAGAAAAACCTGCTAAATTAGAAGGTAAGAATTTATCTGCAGTTCTTAACCCTGTAAAAGTTAAGAAAACTGATTCTGAAGGTTCCTCTAATAAAAAAGAATCTTCTGAAGTTAATAAT
- the thrS gene encoding threonine--tRNA ligase, translating to MSKINYLGQSYDLSNGESLLDFLKQNAKKDSKDAVAAKFNGTEVDLTYTPETDGDLELILTTSDEGLEILRHSTSHLMAQAVRRLYPNTQVTIGPAIKDGFYYDFDAEKPFTEEDLPKIEDEMKKIIKENIPVVRKVMNKNEAIEYFKKANEPYKVEIIEGIDADTVSFYEQGDFIDLCRGPHVPSTGYLKAYKLMSVAGSYWRGDSNNKMLSRIYGTAFESKESLDKYLKKLKEAKERDHRKLGKELNLFSFHEEGPGFPFWHPRGMVIYKAVESYIRNENEKRGYVEIKTPAILNEELWHRSGHWDNYKENMYFTEIDETKYAVKPMNCPGGLIVYNSNIHSYRDLPLRVAELGFVHRHELSGALHGLFRVRAFTQDDAHIFCTEEQLGDEIINTIEYYLSVYKDFGFENFEIFVSTRPAKSIGSDEIWELATKSLINALDKLKISYKINEGDGAFYGPKIDFNIKDVLDRNWQCGTLQVDFSLPMRFEISYEGKDGKKHTPVMLHRAILGSMERFIGILVEHYNGKFPLWLSPLQVAVVNVLNEKSQIDRVNEVAKALKDAGFRVEVDEGDDNLGTKIKKYRLQRTPYTVIIGAEEVSSGKLSIRTRSSQEIKDMDLNEFIEKLKKESKERMNDSIFTTK from the coding sequence ATGTCAAAAATTAATTATTTAGGACAGTCTTATGATTTGTCCAACGGAGAGTCTTTATTAGACTTCCTTAAACAAAATGCTAAAAAAGATTCTAAAGATGCAGTAGCAGCTAAGTTTAATGGAACAGAAGTTGACCTTACATATACGCCTGAAACAGACGGCGATTTAGAATTGATACTAACCACCTCAGATGAGGGACTTGAAATATTAAGACACTCTACAAGTCACTTAATGGCTCAGGCTGTTAGAAGACTTTATCCTAATACTCAAGTTACTATAGGACCAGCTATTAAAGATGGTTTCTATTATGATTTTGATGCTGAAAAGCCTTTCACTGAAGAAGATTTGCCAAAAATCGAAGATGAAATGAAAAAAATCATCAAAGAAAATATTCCTGTAGTAAGAAAAGTAATGAATAAAAATGAGGCTATAGAATATTTCAAGAAAGCTAATGAACCTTATAAAGTTGAAATTATAGAGGGTATAGATGCTGATACAGTATCTTTCTATGAGCAAGGCGATTTTATAGACCTTTGTAGAGGACCTCATGTTCCTTCAACAGGTTATTTAAAAGCATATAAACTTATGTCTGTTGCAGGAAGCTATTGGAGAGGAGACTCTAATAATAAAATGCTTTCCCGTATATATGGTACTGCTTTTGAAAGTAAAGAATCATTAGATAAATACCTTAAAAAACTCAAAGAAGCTAAAGAAAGAGATCATAGAAAATTAGGTAAAGAATTAAATTTATTTAGTTTCCATGAAGAAGGTCCCGGTTTTCCTTTCTGGCATCCTAGAGGAATGGTTATTTATAAGGCTGTTGAATCATATATTAGAAATGAAAATGAAAAACGCGGATATGTTGAAATAAAAACTCCTGCTATACTTAATGAAGAATTATGGCATAGAAGCGGACACTGGGATAACTATAAAGAAAACATGTATTTTACAGAAATTGATGAAACTAAATATGCTGTAAAACCAATGAACTGTCCTGGCGGTTTGATTGTTTATAATTCTAATATACATAGTTATAGAGATTTGCCTTTAAGAGTTGCTGAATTAGGTTTTGTTCATAGACATGAGCTTTCAGGAGCTTTGCATGGACTTTTCAGAGTAAGAGCTTTCACTCAAGATGATGCTCATATATTCTGTACTGAAGAGCAATTAGGCGATGAAATTATTAATACTATTGAATACTATTTATCTGTATATAAAGACTTTGGTTTCGAGAACTTTGAAATATTTGTTTCTACTAGACCAGCAAAATCAATCGGAAGCGATGAGATTTGGGAGCTTGCTACTAAATCATTAATCAATGCTTTAGACAAATTAAAAATAAGCTATAAGATTAATGAAGGTGATGGAGCTTTCTATGGTCCTAAGATAGACTTCAATATTAAAGATGTTCTTGACAGAAACTGGCAATGCGGTACTTTACAAGTTGACTTCTCACTTCCTATGAGATTTGAGATTAGCTATGAAGGTAAAGATGGTAAAAAACATACACCTGTAATGCTTCATAGAGCTATACTTGGTTCTATGGAACGTTTTATAGGTATATTAGTTGAACACTATAATGGTAAATTCCCATTATGGTTATCTCCTTTACAAGTAGCTGTAGTTAATGTACTTAATGAAAAATCTCAAATTGATAGAGTTAATGAAGTAGCTAAAGCATTGAAAGATGCCGGCTTCAGAGTGGAAGTTGATGAAGGTGATGATAATTTAGGTACTAAGATTAAGAAATATCGCTTGCAAAGAACTCCATATACAGTTATAATAGGAGCCGAAGAAGTTTCTAGTGGAAAATTATCTATCAGAACACGTTCTTCACAAGAAATTAAAGATATGGATTTGAATGAGTTTATTGAGAAACTCAAAAAAGAATCTAAGGAGAGAATGAATGATTCTATATTTACTACTAAATGA
- a CDS encoding class II fructose-bisphosphate aldolase → MVKFSDLGLVNSRELFKKAIGGGYAIPAFNFNNMEQLQAIVQACVETKSPVIIQVSSGARKYANQTLLRYMAQGAVEYAKELGVNVPIVLHLDHGDSLELCKSCIEYGFSSVMIDGSHYDYDKNVELTRSVVEYAHKYDVTVEGELGVLAGVEDDVVAEHHTYTQPEEVEDFVKKTGVDSLAISIGTSHGAYKFKPGQNPQIRLDILKEIEKKIPGFPIVLHGSSSVPQEYVKMINENGGKLDDAIGIPEEQLREASKSAVCKINIDSDSRLAMTAAIRKVFHDDPKEFDPRKYLGPARDEMKKLYMHKIINVLGSDGKI, encoded by the coding sequence ATGGTTAAATTCTCAGACTTAGGTCTTGTTAATAGTAGAGAACTTTTTAAAAAAGCTATAGGCGGTGGTTATGCTATACCAGCATTTAACTTTAATAATATGGAACAACTTCAAGCTATAGTACAAGCATGTGTAGAAACTAAAAGCCCTGTTATAATTCAGGTTTCTTCAGGTGCTAGAAAATATGCTAATCAAACATTATTAAGATATATGGCTCAAGGTGCTGTTGAATATGCTAAAGAATTAGGTGTTAATGTACCTATAGTTTTACACTTGGATCATGGCGACAGTTTAGAACTTTGTAAAAGCTGTATTGAATATGGTTTTTCTTCTGTTATGATAGACGGAAGCCATTATGATTATGATAAAAACGTTGAATTAACTAGAAGCGTTGTTGAGTATGCTCATAAATATGATGTTACTGTTGAAGGTGAATTAGGAGTACTTGCTGGTGTTGAAGATGATGTTGTAGCTGAACATCACACTTATACTCAGCCTGAAGAAGTAGAAGATTTCGTTAAAAAAACAGGAGTTGACTCTCTTGCTATTTCTATAGGTACTAGCCATGGTGCTTATAAATTTAAACCTGGTCAAAATCCTCAAATAAGATTAGACATTCTTAAAGAAATTGAGAAAAAAATTCCTGGATTCCCTATCGTACTTCATGGTTCTTCAAGCGTACCTCAAGAATATGTTAAAATGATCAATGAAAACGGCGGTAAATTAGATGATGCTATAGGTATTCCAGAAGAGCAATTAAGAGAAGCTTCTAAGAGTGCAGTTTGTAAAATCAACATCGACAGCGATTCAAGACTTGCTATGACTGCTGCTATTAGAAAAGTATTCCATGATGATCCTAAAGAATTCGATCCTAGAAAATATTTAGGACCTGCTCGTGATGAAATGAAAAAACTTTATATGCATAAAATAATTAATGTATTAGGTTCAGACGGTAAAATTTAA
- a CDS encoding SAM hydrolase/SAM-dependent halogenase family protein: MKKYILILLFALIISCTKTVDKSPLTLQTDFGRKDNAVASMYGVALTVDKDLKVYDLTHEIPAFNIWEAALRLDQTARYWPEGTVFVNVVDPGVGTDRKSVVMKTTNNYYFVTPDNGSLTFVAESLGIEEVREIDEAVNRLTNSQESYTFHGRDVYVYTGARLASKQITFEQVGKSLGTNITKIEYQKAKFENGKFSANIPILDVQYGNVWSSLPRQLMLDNGVQVGDILNVSIYNQGNLVWNGDVKLVNTFGDIPEGDNMAYFNSELNLSVAVNMGNFSDKYKVYSGPEWSMEIIKK, from the coding sequence ATGAAAAAATATATATTAATATTATTATTTGCTTTAATAATATCATGTACAAAAACAGTAGATAAATCACCACTTACACTTCAAACTGATTTCGGCAGAAAGGATAATGCAGTTGCTAGTATGTATGGAGTTGCTTTGACTGTAGATAAAGATTTAAAAGTTTATGATCTTACTCATGAGATACCTGCTTTTAATATTTGGGAAGCTGCTTTAAGACTAGATCAAACTGCTAGATATTGGCCTGAAGGTACTGTATTTGTAAATGTTGTAGATCCGGGAGTTGGTACCGATAGAAAATCTGTTGTTATGAAAACTACTAACAATTATTATTTTGTAACTCCTGATAATGGTTCTTTAACTTTTGTTGCTGAAAGTCTAGGTATAGAAGAAGTAAGAGAAATTGATGAGGCTGTAAACAGACTCACTAATTCTCAAGAATCATATACTTTTCATGGCAGAGATGTTTATGTATATACTGGTGCAAGACTAGCTTCAAAGCAAATAACTTTTGAACAGGTTGGAAAATCTTTAGGTACTAATATTACCAAAATAGAATATCAAAAAGCAAAATTTGAAAACGGAAAATTCTCTGCTAATATTCCAATACTTGATGTACAGTACGGTAATGTATGGTCATCACTTCCTCGTCAATTAATGCTGGATAATGGAGTACAGGTTGGAGATATTTTGAATGTTTCTATATACAATCAAGGAAATTTAGTATGGAATGGAGATGTCAAACTTGTTAATACTTTCGGAGATATACCTGAAGGCGATAATATGGCTTATTTCAATTCAGAGCTTAATTTATCTGTTGCTGTGAATATGGGTAATTTCTCTGATAAATACAAAGTTTACAGCGGTCCTGAATGGAGTATGGAAATAATAAAAAAATAA
- a CDS encoding GmrSD restriction endonuclease domain-containing protein has translation MARRKKKKSSPLFILFILLIAAGYYYYNNVYNKKEISKTEKPKKETVTRYNRDDWGDWADEDNDGLNTRHEVLARESLVKPVISNNRVISGKWYDKFTGKYFTNAKDLDIDHLVPLKNAHISGASNWSKEKKNEYYNYMKNENHLVAVSKGANRSKGDKSPVEWLPPNEEYQCEYVREWYKIKTDWGLTIEEGFDEVSNRVCKGK, from the coding sequence ATGGCAAGAAGAAAAAAGAAAAAATCATCTCCTTTATTTATATTATTCATTTTATTAATAGCAGCAGGATACTATTATTATAATAATGTATACAATAAAAAAGAAATTTCAAAAACAGAAAAGCCCAAAAAAGAAACTGTTACAAGATACAACAGAGATGATTGGGGAGATTGGGCTGATGAAGATAATGACGGACTTAATACAAGGCATGAAGTATTAGCCAGAGAATCATTAGTAAAACCTGTCATATCTAATAACAGAGTAATATCAGGAAAATGGTATGATAAGTTTACAGGAAAATATTTTACTAATGCCAAAGATTTAGATATAGATCATTTAGTGCCTTTAAAAAATGCCCATATCAGCGGTGCTAGTAATTGGAGCAAAGAAAAGAAAAACGAATACTACAATTATATGAAGAATGAAAATCATTTGGTAGCCGTATCAAAAGGTGCAAATCGTTCTAAAGGCGATAAATCTCCTGTAGAATGGCTTCCTCCTAATGAAGAATATCAATGCGAATATGTAAGAGAATGGTATAAAATCAAAACAGATTGGGGGCTTACAATAGAAGAAGGTTTTGATGAAGTTTCAAACAGAGTATGCAAAGGAAAATAA